A DNA window from Anaerobranca gottschalkii DSM 13577 contains the following coding sequences:
- a CDS encoding transposase yields the protein MYQRQEIFNIIELFTSQKLINFYTKIFENLDLSILPDKIPSKYGPNGYSQHALFRAFIVMKCEKFAKITDLKDFLENNLIIAHLCGFNILKPLPSYSVFQRFIKKLSNSYLKEIMKNQVNILKEL from the coding sequence ATGTACCAACGTCAAGAAATATTTAATATAATTGAACTTTTTACTTCTCAAAAGCTTATCAATTTTTATACCAAAATCTTTGAAAACCTTGATTTATCTATATTACCCGATAAGATTCCTTCTAAATATGGTCCTAATGGTTATTCTCAACATGCTCTTTTTAGAGCCTTTATTGTTATGAAATGTGAGAAGTTCGCAAAAATTACTGACCTAAAAGATTTTTTAGAAAATAATCTAATCATTGCTCATCTTTGTGGTTTTAATATTCTTAAGCCTTTGCCTTCATATTCAGTTTTTCAGAGATTTATTAAAAAATTATCTAACTCTTATCTTAAGGAAATCATGAAAAATCAAGTTAATATTCTTAAAGAACT
- a CDS encoding ABC transporter permease has protein sequence MDNNYQVYYKQEMIEELHKEVLLYNIVLIIAGFFILIATVMTLISTLNISFKERIKFFGLLKSVGFNNKNIFSICILQSIIICLIGSLVGTILSLLISKHIGLYLAKLLILRDTDMISSDIFAVNINHAMLAILILFFTSLVSALLPAIKCAYLSPIEALSREK, from the coding sequence TTGGATAATAATTATCAGGTATATTATAAACAAGAAATGATAGAAGAGCTTCATAAAGAGGTATTGCTATATAATATCGTGCTAATAATCGCTGGATTTTTTATATTAATTGCAACAGTTATGACATTAATATCTACCCTTAATATATCATTTAAAGAGAGAATAAAATTTTTTGGATTATTAAAATCTGTTGGATTTAACAATAAGAACATTTTTAGTATTTGCATATTACAGAGTATTATTATTTGCTTAATAGGTAGCTTAGTAGGAACTATTTTATCATTACTAATTAGTAAACATATAGGTCTCTATTTAGCAAAATTATTGATTCTTAGAGACACAGATATGATTAGTAGCGATATATTTGCAGTTAATATAAATCATGCAATGCTGGCAATATTAATTTTATTTTTTACAAGTTTAGTTTCAGCTTTATTGCCTGCAATAAAATGTGCTTATTTAAGCCCTATTGAAGCACTTTCTAGAGAAAAGTAG